The following proteins come from a genomic window of Peptoniphilus equinus:
- a CDS encoding type II toxin-antitoxin system PemK/MazF family toxin produces MNIVKRGDIFYADLSPVIGSEQGGVRPVVVLQNDIGNKYSPTTIIAAITSQLNKAKLPTHVNVDAKGVPLPKNSVILLEQIRTIDKKRLREKIGKFNDKVMDDIDKAIKVSLHIVD; encoded by the coding sequence ATGAACATCGTTAAACGTGGCGACATATTTTATGCCGATCTCTCACCGGTCATCGGATCGGAGCAGGGCGGTGTGCGTCCCGTGGTGGTGTTGCAAAACGATATAGGCAACAAATATTCACCTACGACTATTATTGCAGCGATCACCTCACAACTTAACAAGGCCAAATTGCCTACCCATGTCAACGTGGACGCTAAAGGGGTGCCTCTGCCTAAAAATTCCGTCATTCTTTTAGAGCAGATTCGCACCATTGATAAGAAACGCCTGCGGGAGAAGATTGGCAAATTCAACGACAAAGTCATGGATGACATCGACAAAGCGATTAAAGTGAGCTTACATATTGTAGATTAA
- the tyrS gene encoding tyrosine--tRNA ligase → MNNVYDVLEARGFIDQATYPEELRELLGTESVPFYIGFDATADSLTLGHFLQIRVMQHMQQHGHQPIALLGGGTTMIGDPSGRSDMRQLLTRDVVDHNADCFKRQLATLLDFDGDHSAKAAIFENNADWLLDLNFLNFMREVGVHFSVNRMLTFDAYKNRMERGLSFFEFGYMLMQSYDFLHLYRIHNCKLQLGGSDQWSNMIGGYELVRKLEQDKVYSMTFKLLTTANGVKMGKTMSGAIWLDKDKTSPYEMYQYLRNCDDRDVIKFLKLLTMLPLEEITSYESYEGAKLNELKDLLAYEVVKDIHGSDEADGARAAAKALFAGGADLSNVPFSEYQRTDFEAGIGLLNLLHDTGLAASNSEARRLVTQNGIAINDAKVTDPQAVITVENFLNDNTLMIKKGKKIYHQIRLI, encoded by the coding sequence ATGAACAATGTATATGACGTGTTAGAAGCCCGCGGATTTATTGACCAGGCAACCTACCCCGAGGAGCTTCGAGAGCTGCTTGGCACAGAAAGTGTGCCCTTTTATATCGGCTTTGACGCCACAGCTGATTCCCTGACCTTAGGTCACTTTTTACAAATCCGTGTGATGCAGCATATGCAGCAACACGGTCATCAACCGATCGCACTGCTCGGCGGCGGCACCACGATGATCGGCGATCCTTCCGGGCGCAGCGACATGCGTCAACTTCTGACTCGCGACGTGGTCGACCACAACGCCGACTGTTTTAAACGCCAACTCGCCACCCTCTTGGACTTTGACGGCGACCATTCCGCCAAGGCAGCCATTTTTGAAAACAACGCCGACTGGCTGTTGGATCTCAACTTTCTAAACTTTATGCGAGAAGTGGGCGTGCACTTCAGTGTCAACCGTATGCTCACCTTCGACGCCTATAAAAATCGCATGGAACGTGGCCTGAGTTTCTTTGAATTCGGCTATATGCTCATGCAAAGCTACGATTTTCTGCACCTGTATCGCATCCACAACTGCAAGTTGCAGCTGGGCGGATCCGATCAGTGGTCCAACATGATCGGCGGCTATGAACTGGTTCGCAAGCTGGAGCAAGACAAAGTCTACTCTATGACCTTCAAACTTCTCACCACGGCTAACGGCGTAAAGATGGGTAAGACTATGAGCGGCGCCATTTGGCTTGACAAAGACAAGACATCCCCTTATGAGATGTATCAATACCTCAGAAACTGCGACGACAGGGATGTCATTAAATTCTTAAAGCTTTTGACTATGCTGCCTCTTGAAGAGATTACAAGCTACGAAAGCTATGAAGGTGCCAAACTCAACGAACTGAAAGACCTTCTCGCCTATGAAGTGGTAAAAGACATTCACGGCAGCGATGAAGCCGACGGCGCACGTGCCGCAGCAAAAGCCCTCTTCGCAGGCGGTGCGGATCTTAGCAACGTACCGTTTAGCGAATACCAACGCACCGACTTTGAAGCCGGCATCGGTCTTTTAAACTTGCTTCACGACACAGGTCTTGCCGCCTCCAATTCCGAAGCGCGCCGTCTGGTCACTCAAAACGGTATTGCCATTAACGATGCCAAGGTCACTGACCCCCAAGCTGTTATCACCGTGGAGAACTTCCTTAACGATAACACCCTGATGATTAAAAAGGGCAAAAAGATTTACCACCAAATCCGTTTAATCTAA
- the acpS gene encoding holo-ACP synthase, whose translation MIGIDLVYIPRITRLMTRYGERFLKRWFTGGEIDYIVSKAYSPKTVAGIFASKEAVAKARGTGIGEVGFRDIEVFHNPLHARSCGEIYQLSISHDGDYAVAVALHIKEETYEHR comes from the coding sequence ATGATTGGCATTGATCTGGTATACATCCCTCGGATTACACGGCTGATGACACGCTATGGCGAGCGATTCTTGAAAAGATGGTTTACGGGCGGGGAGATTGATTACATTGTATCGAAAGCTTACAGCCCAAAGACCGTCGCAGGAATTTTCGCCTCCAAAGAAGCTGTAGCAAAAGCTCGGGGGACCGGCATTGGAGAGGTGGGTTTTCGGGATATTGAAGTCTTTCACAACCCTCTACACGCACGAAGCTGCGGCGAAATCTATCAGCTGTCCATTTCCCATGACGGCGATTATGCTGTAGCAGTAGCATTACATATCAAAGAGGAAACCTATGAACATCGTTAA
- a CDS encoding glycosyltransferase family 4 protein, translating into MKILLYKEDYELVKDSGVGKAIVHQERALQAAGVHYTTDVHDTFDLVHINTVLPKTKAFVRRIKSQVPVVIHAHSTMEDFKDSFMFSNQVAPLFKHWLIHHYNQADRLITPTNYAKSILESYKLRPKITVVSNGIDLNFWKTQEGDREKFDAIYHTAGKKVVISVGLYIKRKGILDFVNMAKAFPDVEFIWFGYTNPNLLPPDIKQAVQTQLANLQFPGYVSSEDLRLAYSSCDLYVFPTYEETEGIVLLEALATDARVLLRDIPIYRELQDGVHVYKAKDAQAFHDKLAAFLAGKLPPTEYAGHELVADKSIEAVGAQLKTIYQEVLDDWH; encoded by the coding sequence ATGAAGATATTACTATATAAAGAAGACTACGAGTTAGTGAAAGACTCCGGCGTGGGCAAGGCTATTGTCCATCAGGAGCGAGCCCTTCAAGCCGCAGGTGTGCATTACACGACGGATGTTCATGACACTTTTGACTTGGTACATATCAATACGGTGTTGCCTAAGACCAAGGCCTTCGTAAGACGCATTAAATCTCAAGTGCCTGTTGTCATTCATGCGCACTCCACGATGGAAGACTTTAAGGATTCATTTATGTTTTCCAATCAGGTTGCACCGTTGTTTAAACACTGGCTTATCCATCACTATAATCAAGCCGATCGTCTTATTACGCCCACCAACTACGCCAAGTCTATTTTGGAAAGCTATAAGCTGAGGCCTAAAATCACGGTGGTCTCCAACGGTATCGACCTAAATTTTTGGAAGACGCAGGAAGGGGATCGGGAAAAATTTGATGCGATATATCATACCGCAGGGAAAAAAGTAGTGATTTCGGTAGGACTCTACATAAAACGCAAAGGTATTTTAGATTTTGTCAACATGGCGAAAGCCTTTCCTGATGTTGAGTTTATCTGGTTTGGCTATACCAACCCCAATCTGCTGCCGCCGGATATAAAACAGGCAGTACAAACTCAGCTTGCAAACCTTCAATTTCCCGGCTATGTCTCCAGCGAGGATTTGCGACTGGCCTACAGCAGTTGTGATCTCTACGTCTTTCCCACTTATGAAGAGACGGAGGGCATTGTGCTTCTCGAAGCGTTGGCAACCGATGCTCGGGTGCTGCTTCGGGATATTCCCATCTACCGGGAACTGCAGGACGGAGTTCATGTGTATAAGGCAAAGGACGCTCAGGCTTTTCATGACAAACTGGCCGCTTTTTTAGCAGGCAAACTCCCTCCGACCGAGTATGCAGGTCATGAACTGGTGGCGGATAAGAGTATTGAAGCGGTAGGCGCACAACTAAAAACCATTTATCAAGAGGTTTTAGATGATTGGCATTGA